In Niveispirillum cyanobacteriorum, the following proteins share a genomic window:
- a CDS encoding rhodanese-related sulfurtransferase: protein MTAIAVAALYRFHPLPGFQDLRQPLFDMMAANGVCGTLLLAAEGINGTIAGPADAMPGVVAKIGQITGLDGIAPRWSTTDTPPFGRLKVRLKKEIVTMGVPGIDPLRAVGTYVEPEDWNALISDPETLVIDTRNSFEVGYGTFKGAVDPGTTTFGQFPDYVRRSLDPAKHRKVAMFCTGGIRCEKATAYMLEQGFGEVYHLKGGILNYLERIVPDDSLWEGGCFVFDERVALGHGLEPVPGIVRDDKVG, encoded by the coding sequence CCGCTGCCGGGGTTTCAGGACCTGCGCCAGCCGCTGTTCGACATGATGGCGGCCAATGGCGTGTGCGGCACGCTGCTGCTGGCGGCAGAAGGGATCAATGGCACCATCGCTGGCCCCGCGGACGCCATGCCGGGCGTGGTGGCGAAGATCGGGCAGATCACGGGGCTGGACGGTATCGCGCCCCGCTGGTCCACCACCGATACGCCGCCCTTTGGCCGCCTGAAGGTACGGCTGAAGAAGGAGATCGTGACCATGGGCGTGCCCGGCATCGACCCGCTGCGGGCCGTCGGCACCTATGTGGAGCCGGAGGATTGGAACGCCCTGATCAGCGATCCAGAGACGCTGGTCATCGACACGCGCAACAGCTTTGAGGTTGGGTACGGCACCTTCAAGGGTGCCGTCGATCCCGGCACGACCACATTCGGCCAGTTCCCCGATTATGTCCGCCGCAGCCTGGACCCGGCCAAGCACCGCAAGGTCGCCATGTTCTGCACCGGCGGCATCCGCTGTGAAAAGGCGACGGCCTATATGCTGGAACAGGGGTTCGGGGAGGTCTACCATCTGAAGGGTGGTATCTTGAACTATCTGGAACGCATCGTGCCCGATGACAGTTTATGGGAAGGCGGCTGCTTCGTCTTCGACGAACGGGTGGCGCTGGGCCATGGGCTGGAGCCGGTTCCCGGCATCGTGCGGGATGATAAGGTGGGGTGA
- a CDS encoding 2-hydroxyacid dehydrogenase codes for MAERRKPLVIVTRKLPDVIETRMMELFQTRLNLDDHPMTRAELEEAVKTADILVPTVTDTIDEALLNQAGPQLKMIANFGNGVDHIDLRVARNKGILVTNTPGVLTEDTADMTMALILATARRLSEGERLVRSGQWTGWAPTVMLGSRLAGKRLGIIGMGRIGQALARRAKAFGLSIHYHNRKPVHPEVEQELDAAYWESLDQMLARMDIVAITCPRTPATYHLLNARRLALLKPTAILVNISRGQVVDEATLARMLQRREIGAAGLDVYEDEPNVDPKLLKLDNVVLLPHMASATLEGRIDMGEKVIVNIKTFADGHQPRDRVLEMMF; via the coding sequence ATGGCCGAACGCCGGAAGCCCCTGGTCATCGTCACGCGCAAGCTGCCGGACGTCATCGAAACACGGATGATGGAGCTGTTCCAGACGCGCCTGAACCTGGATGATCATCCGATGACGCGGGCCGAGTTGGAAGAGGCGGTGAAGACCGCCGACATCCTGGTGCCCACCGTCACCGACACCATAGACGAGGCTCTGCTTAACCAGGCCGGGCCGCAATTGAAGATGATCGCCAATTTCGGCAATGGCGTGGACCATATCGACCTGCGCGTGGCCCGCAACAAGGGCATCCTGGTCACCAACACGCCGGGCGTGCTGACCGAAGACACCGCCGACATGACCATGGCCCTGATCCTGGCCACCGCCCGCCGCCTGTCGGAAGGGGAGCGGTTGGTGCGGTCCGGGCAATGGACGGGCTGGGCCCCCACCGTCATGCTGGGGTCGCGTTTGGCCGGCAAGCGGCTGGGCATTATCGGCATGGGCCGCATCGGTCAGGCGCTGGCGCGCCGTGCCAAGGCCTTCGGCCTGTCCATCCATTACCATAACCGCAAGCCCGTCCACCCGGAGGTGGAGCAGGAACTGGATGCGGCCTATTGGGAAAGCCTGGATCAGATGCTGGCGCGCATGGACATTGTCGCCATCACCTGCCCGCGTACGCCGGCAACGTACCACCTGCTGAACGCAAGGCGCCTGGCCCTGCTGAAACCCACGGCTATCCTGGTCAATATCAGCCGTGGTCAGGTGGTGGACGAGGCGACGCTGGCCCGCATGCTGCAAAGACGCGAGATCGGGGCCGCCGGCCTGGACGTGTATGAGGATGAACCCAATGTCGATCCCAAGCTGCTGAAGCTCGACAATGTCGTGCTGCTACCGCACATGGCGTCCGCAACCCTGGAGGGTCGCATCGACATGGGCGAGAAGGTGATCGTCAACATCAAGACCTTCGCCGACGGCCACCAGCCGCGCGACCGCGTGCTGGAAATGATGTTCTGA
- a CDS encoding SH3 domain-containing protein, producing the protein MRTPVAAGMTRLLLAGLLSVAALLCPATGMGQETDPRSDMIVRSGLPVPRFVSLRSGEVNVRTGPGRSYPIDWVFVRPGMPVEITAEFDTWRRIRDVEGTQGWVHQSMLSGRRTLVITGELRTIRERPSASAAAVAQAEPGVMGRLVSCKGPWCEVEIQGYHGWLERTDFWGIYANEEVED; encoded by the coding sequence ATGCGTACACCTGTGGCGGCGGGCATGACCCGCTTGCTGCTGGCCGGTCTTCTGTCGGTCGCGGCCCTGCTTTGCCCCGCCACCGGCATGGGCCAGGAAACCGACCCCAGGTCGGACATGATCGTGCGCTCCGGCTTACCGGTCCCGCGCTTCGTGTCGCTCCGGTCGGGTGAGGTGAATGTCCGTACCGGTCCCGGCCGTTCCTACCCGATCGACTGGGTCTTCGTGCGCCCCGGCATGCCCGTGGAGATCACGGCGGAATTCGACACATGGCGCCGCATCCGCGATGTGGAGGGGACCCAGGGCTGGGTGCATCAATCCATGCTGTCGGGCCGACGCACCCTGGTCATCACCGGCGAACTGCGCACCATCCGCGAACGGCCCAGCGCGTCCGCCGCCGCCGTGGCCCAGGCCGAGCCGGGCGTGATGGGCCGGCTGGTTTCCTGCAAGGGGCCGTGGTGCGAGGTTGAAATCCAGGGCTATCACGGATGGCTGGAACGCACTGACTTCTGGGGCATCTATGCCAATGAAGAGGTTGAGGATTAA
- a CDS encoding response regulator has protein sequence MPDYDFRSTAVVIVDRESNTRRLLRGILARMGVDKILDFASAADAPAALIAVQPDLLFIDADAPDPEGLKFVQGLRHAQAPHNPFIGVIATTWQPTQPLLMRFNATGADDMMVKPFSAKQVQDRLINLIEARKSFVVTADYIGPDRRRQPREGIQIPLFEVPNTLRQKAMGMFDRNKAADAIANAHDAINVQKIVRSGFQVAFLIDFACPGLSAGADRMAADHLIRSGTALDDLMRRLKPDADLRGQAETYAATIRATIEQFKAAPDLPLGGVQPLRAAAIGIAALTSRRADLSLVENEVRGAVTAYRNRLAQLAQAKQQAAAEKEEDKPAD, from the coding sequence ATGCCTGATTATGATTTCCGCTCTACCGCCGTCGTCATCGTGGACCGCGAAAGCAATACGCGGCGGCTGTTACGCGGCATCCTGGCGCGCATGGGCGTGGACAAGATCCTGGATTTCGCCAGCGCCGCCGATGCGCCGGCGGCCCTCATCGCCGTTCAGCCCGACCTGTTATTCATCGACGCCGACGCACCGGACCCGGAGGGGCTGAAATTTGTGCAGGGTCTGCGCCATGCTCAGGCCCCGCACAATCCCTTCATCGGGGTCATCGCCACCACCTGGCAGCCCACCCAGCCGCTGCTGATGCGGTTCAATGCCACCGGCGCCGACGACATGATGGTGAAGCCGTTCAGCGCCAAGCAGGTGCAGGACCGGCTGATCAACCTGATCGAGGCGCGCAAGAGCTTCGTGGTTACCGCCGACTATATCGGTCCCGATCGCCGCCGGCAGCCGCGCGAAGGCATCCAGATCCCCCTGTTCGAGGTACCGAACACCCTGCGGCAGAAGGCCATGGGCATGTTCGACCGAAACAAGGCCGCCGACGCCATCGCCAACGCCCATGACGCCATCAATGTGCAGAAAATCGTGCGCAGCGGGTTCCAGGTGGCCTTCCTGATCGATTTCGCCTGTCCGGGCCTGTCCGCCGGGGCGGACCGAATGGCGGCGGACCACCTGATCCGGTCGGGGACCGCCCTGGATGATCTAATGCGCCGGCTGAAACCCGATGCCGACCTGCGCGGGCAGGCCGAAACCTATGCCGCCACCATCCGCGCCACCATCGAACAGTTCAAGGCCGCCCCCGATCTGCCGCTCGGCGGCGTGCAACCGCTGCGCGCCGCCGCCATCGGCATAGCGGCCCTGACATCACGCCGGGCCGATTTGTCGCTGGTGGAAAACGAGGTACGCGGCGCCGTCACCGCCTACCGCAATCGCCTGGCGCAACTGGCCCAGGCCAAGCAGCAGGCGGCAGCGGAGAAGGAAGAGGATAAGCCGGCGGATTGA
- the glgX gene encoding glycogen debranching protein GlgX codes for MRSTGAARTIVRPGRPDPLGATWDGLGVNFALFSAHAEKVELCLFDSDGSREIERITLPECTDDVWHAYLPEARPGLLYGYRVHGPYDPSRGHRFNANKLLLDPYAKALEGPLRWSDAHFGYRMGAAREDLSIDRRDNARGMPKCRVIDPAFTWGLERRPRVPWTDTIIYEAHVRGQTLRHPDIAPGLRGTFTGLASQPMIDHLKALGVTAIELLPVHGFTDDRHLVERSLHNYWGYASICFFAPEPAYMTGRSTREFKNMVARLHDAGIEVILDVVYNHTGEGNHLGPTLSFRGIDNASYYLLQQDKRFYQDHTGTGNTLNLAHPRVLQMVMDSLRHWVVDMHVDGFRFDLATTLAREAHGFDQGSGFLDAVRQDPVLAGVKMIAEPWDIGPGGYRVGQFPSGWAEWNDRYRDTVRRFWRGDEGMLPELAARLTGSADIFDHARRRPWSSVNFVTSHDGFTLADLVAYNTKHNEANQEQNRDGHDANFSHNHGVEGPTDDPAIKAVRRRQSRNMLATLLLSQGTPMLTAGDELLRSQQGNNNAYCQDSEVSWINWPDLGADEQAMTRFVSRLTALRRAHPVLRRGRFLHGRETSADGLKDITWINPQGVEKAPEQWRDGQARCLGLLLNGKAGPHLSADGTPEIDSVLLLIVNAGEATADFILPAVPGGSGWRCLLDTGDEEGRPSSQPGAHLAMTGKPVPLPGRTCWLYELIETGGGERAPLSGLGGPAHA; via the coding sequence ATGCGATCCACCGGCGCTGCGCGAACCATTGTCCGGCCGGGCCGTCCCGACCCGCTGGGTGCCACCTGGGATGGGTTGGGGGTGAACTTCGCCCTATTCTCCGCCCATGCCGAAAAGGTGGAACTCTGCCTGTTCGACAGTGATGGCAGCCGGGAGATTGAGCGTATCACCCTGCCGGAATGTACCGACGATGTCTGGCATGCCTATCTGCCCGAGGCGCGGCCCGGTCTGCTTTATGGCTATCGCGTCCATGGCCCCTATGACCCTTCACGTGGGCACCGGTTCAACGCCAATAAGCTGCTGCTCGACCCCTATGCCAAGGCGCTGGAGGGGCCGCTGCGCTGGTCAGACGCGCATTTCGGCTATCGCATGGGGGCGGCGCGCGAGGATTTGTCCATCGACCGGCGCGACAATGCGCGCGGCATGCCGAAATGCCGGGTGATCGACCCGGCCTTCACCTGGGGCCTGGAACGCCGCCCGCGCGTGCCCTGGACCGATACCATCATCTATGAGGCGCATGTGCGCGGCCAGACGCTGCGCCATCCCGACATCGCGCCGGGCCTGCGCGGCACCTTCACGGGCCTGGCCAGCCAGCCGATGATCGACCATTTAAAGGCGCTGGGCGTTACCGCCATCGAACTGCTGCCCGTCCATGGCTTCACCGATGACCGGCATCTGGTGGAACGCTCGCTGCATAATTACTGGGGCTATGCCAGCATCTGCTTCTTCGCGCCCGAACCCGCCTATATGACGGGCCGTTCGACGCGCGAGTTCAAGAACATGGTGGCCCGCCTGCATGATGCCGGGATCGAGGTGATCCTGGACGTGGTCTATAACCACACGGGCGAGGGCAATCATCTGGGCCCCACCCTGTCCTTCCGCGGCATCGACAATGCCAGCTACTACCTGCTGCAACAGGATAAACGCTTTTACCAGGATCATACCGGAACCGGAAATACCCTCAATCTGGCTCACCCGCGCGTGCTGCAGATGGTCATGGACAGTCTGCGCCACTGGGTCGTGGACATGCATGTCGACGGGTTCCGTTTCGATCTCGCAACGACACTGGCGCGCGAGGCGCATGGCTTTGACCAGGGGTCGGGCTTCCTGGATGCCGTCCGTCAGGACCCGGTGCTGGCCGGCGTGAAGATGATCGCAGAGCCGTGGGATATCGGCCCCGGCGGTTACCGCGTGGGGCAGTTCCCATCCGGCTGGGCCGAGTGGAACGACCGCTACCGCGACACGGTCCGCCGCTTCTGGCGCGGGGATGAGGGGATGCTGCCGGAACTGGCGGCCCGCCTGACGGGATCGGCGGATATTTTCGACCATGCCCGCCGCCGCCCCTGGTCCAGCGTCAATTTCGTCACCTCCCATGACGGCTTCACCCTGGCCGACCTCGTCGCCTACAACACCAAGCATAATGAGGCGAACCAGGAGCAAAACCGCGACGGGCACGATGCGAATTTCAGCCATAACCATGGGGTGGAGGGGCCGACCGACGACCCCGCCATCAAGGCTGTGCGGCGGCGGCAGTCGCGCAACATGCTGGCCACGCTGCTGCTGAGCCAGGGCACGCCCATGCTGACGGCGGGTGACGAATTGCTGCGCAGCCAGCAGGGCAATAACAACGCCTATTGCCAGGACAGCGAGGTCAGTTGGATCAATTGGCCGGACCTGGGCGCCGATGAACAGGCCATGACCCGGTTCGTGTCGCGCCTGACGGCGCTGCGCCGCGCCCATCCCGTGCTACGCCGGGGCCGGTTCCTGCATGGGCGGGAAACCTCTGCGGATGGTCTGAAGGACATTACCTGGATCAATCCGCAGGGTGTGGAAAAGGCGCCGGAACAATGGCGCGACGGACAGGCGCGCTGCCTTGGCCTGCTGCTGAACGGCAAGGCGGGGCCGCATTTGTCGGCGGACGGCACGCCCGAAATCGACAGCGTGCTGCTGCTGATCGTCAATGCCGGAGAGGCAACGGCGGATTTCATCCTGCCCGCTGTGCCGGGCGGGTCGGGATGGCGTTGTCTGCTGGATACAGGTGACGAGGAAGGGCGGCCCAGCAGCCAGCCCGGCGCCCATCTGGCCATGACCGGTAAACCTGTCCCTTTGCCGGGGCGCACATGCTGGCTATATGAATTGATCGAAACGGGTGGCGGTGAACGCGCCCCGCTTTCCGGCCTGGGAGGGCCGGCGCATGCCTGA
- a CDS encoding DMT family transporter yields the protein MGGRTLAGIGFFVLATLLFGIMDSLIKHVGRDYGTWQIMFFRAIFSLLPIGILIARTGGLVSLRTKSVTSHAARSLMGVAAAYGFFYAFSVMPLADVYAIGFAAPLFMTALSVPVLKEKVGWRRWLAVLVGFGGVMVMLRPGQGMFSLIALIPLGAAFFYALSMLFVRALSRTESNGAITFYFVTTMGVVSGVCMIPGWRTPDATGLALLALIGVVGGLAQIIFTQAFRLAAPSLLAPFEYIAMIWAAGFGYFFFGEVPDAAIWTGCAIVAASGLYIIHRETILHRQAAMASSADGETIR from the coding sequence ATGGGCGGGCGCACCCTGGCGGGTATCGGGTTCTTCGTCCTGGCGACCCTGCTGTTCGGGATCATGGATAGCCTGATCAAGCATGTGGGCCGGGATTACGGCACCTGGCAGATCATGTTCTTCCGCGCCATATTCTCGCTGCTGCCCATCGGCATCCTTATCGCGCGCACGGGCGGGCTGGTCAGCCTGCGCACCAAAAGCGTGACCAGCCATGCCGCCCGCTCCCTGATGGGCGTGGCTGCCGCGTACGGCTTCTTTTACGCCTTTTCCGTGATGCCGCTGGCCGATGTCTATGCCATCGGCTTTGCCGCACCCTTGTTCATGACGGCCCTGTCGGTGCCGGTGCTGAAGGAAAAGGTGGGCTGGCGGCGGTGGCTGGCGGTGCTGGTCGGCTTCGGCGGGGTTATGGTCATGCTGCGGCCTGGCCAGGGGATGTTCAGCCTGATCGCCCTGATCCCTCTCGGGGCCGCCTTCTTCTATGCCCTGTCCATGCTGTTCGTGCGGGCGTTGAGCCGGACGGAGAGCAATGGTGCCATCACCTTCTATTTCGTCACCACCATGGGTGTGGTCAGTGGTGTCTGCATGATCCCCGGCTGGCGCACGCCCGATGCCACGGGATTGGCGCTGCTGGCCCTGATCGGTGTGGTTGGCGGGTTGGCACAGATCATCTTCACCCAGGCCTTTCGGCTGGCCGCCCCGTCGCTGCTGGCGCCATTTGAATATATCGCCATGATCTGGGCCGCCGGATTCGGCTATTTCTTCTTTGGTGAGGTGCCGGATGCCGCCATCTGGACCGGCTGTGCCATCGTGGCGGCCTCAGGCCTGTACATCATCCACCGCGAAACCATCCTGCACCGGCAGGCGGCCATGGCCAGCAGCGCCGATGGAGAGACAATTCGTTAA
- a CDS encoding DMT family transporter yields the protein MTAVTPRPASPQAEENFPLGIALAFVAFALYSGMDVTIKLLTKSYAVPQIIALNSLFALGPILIYAAVSGGLYNNLRTRRPLYHVIRATCGLFSSFFAFWAYSRMPIADAYALAFTAPLFITALAVPILKEPVGWRRWSAIGVGFVGVLIMLRPGSGLINLGSLAVLAGALFYSVGMLVTRLARNTETSVSFAFYATLASGTVFGAMTPWLGRMPSLHDLGLSAIGGTLCGVAFVCLLTAFRKVPAAVAAPFQYTQIIWGVMFGYLVFGDVPDRTLFIGLAIVVSSGLYIIYRETVLGRQVTSRAAAE from the coding sequence ATGACCGCCGTCACCCCCCGCCCCGCATCACCGCAGGCGGAAGAGAATTTCCCCCTTGGCATCGCCCTGGCCTTTGTCGCCTTCGCGCTGTACAGCGGCATGGATGTTACCATCAAGCTGCTGACCAAATCCTATGCGGTGCCGCAGATCATCGCGCTGAACAGCCTGTTCGCGCTGGGTCCCATCCTGATCTATGCGGCGGTCTCAGGCGGGCTTTACAATAATCTGCGCACGCGGCGGCCCCTCTATCACGTTATCCGTGCCACCTGCGGCCTGTTCAGCAGCTTCTTCGCCTTCTGGGCCTATTCGCGCATGCCGATCGCCGATGCCTATGCGCTGGCCTTTACGGCGCCGTTGTTCATCACGGCACTGGCCGTTCCGATCCTGAAGGAACCTGTGGGCTGGCGCCGCTGGTCGGCCATCGGGGTCGGGTTCGTGGGCGTGCTGATCATGCTGCGGCCTGGCAGCGGGCTGATCAATCTGGGATCGCTGGCCGTGCTGGCGGGGGCGCTGTTCTATTCGGTTGGCATGCTGGTCACGCGGCTGGCCCGCAACACGGAAACCAGCGTCTCTTTCGCCTTCTACGCCACGCTGGCCAGCGGCACGGTGTTCGGCGCCATGACGCCCTGGCTGGGCCGGATGCCCAGCTTGCATGATCTGGGCCTGTCGGCCATAGGCGGCACCCTGTGCGGCGTGGCCTTTGTCTGCCTGCTTACGGCGTTTCGCAAGGTGCCGGCGGCGGTGGCGGCACCGTTCCAGTATACGCAGATCATCTGGGGCGTGATGTTCGGCTACCTCGTCTTTGGCGATGTGCCGGACCGTACCCTGTTCATTGGGTTGGCCATCGTGGTGTCCAGCGGCCTCTATATCATTTATCGCGAGACGGTGTTGGGCCGGCAGGTCACGTCGCGCGCAGCGGCGGAGTAA
- a CDS encoding GNAT family N-acetyltransferase, producing the protein MSAATITLPQPGDYADWHRLWAAYLAFYGTSREETLFQRNWAELLKPDGVIRGFVARDASGRPVGLTHYMFHATAWADAPVCYLQDLYVDEGVRGSGAGRLLIEAVARAAEQAGAVRLYWLTHQDNATARALYDKVAACKGFLRYDYELKG; encoded by the coding sequence ATGTCCGCTGCCACCATCACCCTGCCGCAGCCCGGTGATTATGCCGACTGGCACCGTCTGTGGGCGGCCTACCTCGCCTTCTACGGCACCAGCCGGGAGGAGACACTGTTTCAGCGAAACTGGGCCGAACTGCTGAAGCCGGATGGGGTGATCCGGGGTTTTGTGGCGCGGGATGCATCCGGTCGGCCCGTCGGCCTGACCCATTACATGTTCCACGCCACCGCCTGGGCCGACGCGCCCGTCTGCTATCTCCAGGACCTGTATGTGGATGAGGGCGTGCGCGGCAGTGGTGCCGGGCGCCTGCTGATCGAGGCGGTGGCGCGGGCGGCGGAACAGGCCGGCGCGGTACGGCTCTACTGGCTGACCCACCAGGACAACGCCACCGCCCGCGCGCTGTACGACAAGGTCGCCGCCTGCAAGGGCTTCCTGCGCTACGATTATGAGCTGAAAGGCTGA
- a CDS encoding nuclear transport factor 2 family protein: MTDPFGDNFMRLAVLLTLLTLSLIPLPARAQADAATIQAIEAVAYDYVDGQLDGDPARVARALHPDLAKRAVRSVPDKDEVLGLRRMSKDELVELTRQGVLKTPKEKWDRSVRVLDVTGTVAVARVETPWFVDYFHMGRFGDRWVIVNAMWQPKAR; this comes from the coding sequence ATGACCGATCCTTTTGGAGACAATTTCATGCGTCTGGCCGTTCTGCTGACCCTGCTAACCCTTTCTCTCATCCCCCTGCCCGCCCGCGCGCAGGCCGATGCCGCCACCATCCAAGCCATTGAGGCCGTGGCCTATGATTATGTCGACGGACAGTTGGACGGCGACCCGGCCCGCGTGGCCCGCGCCCTGCATCCCGACCTTGCCAAGCGTGCGGTAAGGTCTGTGCCCGATAAGGACGAGGTTCTGGGCCTGCGCCGCATGTCCAAGGATGAGTTGGTGGAACTGACACGCCAGGGCGTGCTGAAGACACCGAAGGAGAAATGGGACCGCAGTGTGCGGGTGCTGGACGTCACCGGCACGGTCGCCGTGGCGCGGGTGGAGACGCCCTGGTTCGTGGATTATTTCCATATGGGCCGGTTCGGCGACCGCTGGGTCATCGTGAATGCCATGTGGCAGCCCAAGGCGCGCTGA
- a CDS encoding helix-turn-helix transcriptional regulator, whose amino-acid sequence MGMPTGTDALDELAPLLTGVRIDNMDLSGVRVTPLTPYLREKTGEGPLFLFARDGAARITLMQPGAQPVLIRRGSFAALPHGHGFRLVPDKDHPAAALLIGTATLDRRAVAPLLDRLPPLLFMCPSRTLGMEWQDGTFAMVEAALAQGDLAGRLVAQRLLESLFIIAVRRFLETNETYALGASRTATSVGRALVLMQDRLSDDWTLASLADACGLSQATLIRRFQALVGEAPMAHLMRLRMERAAEWLKSGDDKLSVLASRLGYQSEAAFARRFKDFHGVWPGEFRRAG is encoded by the coding sequence ATGGGCATGCCGACGGGGACGGATGCACTGGATGAACTGGCGCCGCTGCTGACGGGGGTGCGGATCGACAATATGGATCTGTCGGGCGTACGGGTGACCCCGCTGACCCCCTATCTTCGGGAGAAGACGGGAGAGGGGCCGCTGTTCCTGTTTGCCCGCGATGGGGCGGCCCGTATCACCCTGATGCAGCCGGGGGCGCAGCCCGTGCTGATCCGGCGTGGTAGTTTCGCGGCCCTGCCCCATGGGCATGGCTTCCGTCTGGTCCCTGATAAGGATCATCCCGCCGCCGCGCTGCTGATCGGGACGGCCACCCTGGACCGCCGCGCGGTAGCGCCGTTGCTGGACCGGCTGCCGCCGCTTTTGTTCATGTGCCCGTCCCGCACGCTGGGCATGGAATGGCAGGACGGCACCTTCGCCATGGTCGAGGCGGCCCTGGCCCAGGGCGATCTGGCCGGCCGGCTGGTGGCGCAGCGGCTGCTGGAAAGCCTGTTCATCATCGCCGTCCGCCGCTTTCTGGAAACCAATGAGACCTACGCCTTGGGGGCCAGCCGCACGGCGACATCGGTGGGCCGCGCCCTGGTGCTGATGCAGGACCGGCTGTCAGACGATTGGACCTTGGCCAGCCTGGCCGACGCCTGTGGCCTGTCTCAAGCCACCCTGATCCGCCGCTTCCAGGCGCTGGTGGGGGAGGCGCCGATGGCCCATTTGATGCGCCTGCGCATGGAACGGGCGGCGGAATGGCTGAAATCCGGGGACGACAAGCTGTCGGTACTGGCCAGCCGTCTGGGCTATCAGTCAGAAGCCGCCTTTGCCCGGCGGTTCAAGGACTTCCATGGCGTCTGGCCGGGGGAATTCCGGCGGGCCGGGTAA
- a CDS encoding GNAT family N-acetyltransferase encodes MISQPKKQIGVRRATPADADLVCAFVAALSAEEGMEPPALSPALFRRQGFGEDALFRCLVAECGDRMAGMVLLTPGYDSQTATGGMMLENIYVEPGSRRLGIGRALMAAAGRMAQDQGLSWICWHARPANIRAGLFYRALGARTETVTLLGIDVKLLVGTGSNRL; translated from the coding sequence GTGATCAGCCAACCCAAGAAACAGATCGGCGTCCGTCGGGCCACCCCGGCGGACGCCGATCTTGTTTGTGCCTTTGTCGCCGCCTTGTCGGCGGAAGAAGGCATGGAGCCGCCCGCCCTGAGCCCTGCCCTGTTCCGCCGTCAGGGGTTCGGGGAGGATGCGCTGTTCCGCTGTCTGGTGGCGGAATGCGGGGACCGGATGGCCGGCATGGTCCTGCTGACCCCCGGCTATGACAGCCAGACCGCCACGGGCGGCATGATGCTGGAAAATATCTATGTGGAGCCGGGGTCACGCCGCCTGGGTATCGGCCGTGCCCTGATGGCGGCAGCGGGGCGCATGGCCCAGGATCAGGGCCTGTCCTGGATCTGCTGGCACGCCCGGCCCGCCAATATCCGCGCCGGCCTGTTCTACCGCGCGCTGGGGGCGCGAACAGAGACTGTCACCCTGCTGGGCATCGATGTGAAGCTGCTGGTGGGAACGGGCAGCAACCGATTGTGA